Sequence from the Anaerolineales bacterium genome:
CGTACGATGCGCACCGGTTTCCACAGACGGACGCATTTCGTACAAAGTTACCCGCAAGCCGCTTTCCGCCGCTTGCCATGCTGCTTCACTTCCTGCTAAACCGCCGCCAACTATAGTTAATTCCATGCGGAGATTTTATCATGCAAGAACAGTGGCACGTTACTTGCAACGTTGTTGCGCACACGAAACGTCCGATGTATACTCTCACACTTGAGGCGAGTTATGTTTCAAATCCAAGATCAATCCCAGCGCCCGCTTACGACGGCCCACCTGGCCCAAACCATGAGCCTGCTGCTTCTTTCGAATCAGGAGTTGAAGGATAAAGTGATCTCCGAGCTTGCGGAGAATCCCGCGCTCGAACTCGTCGAAGAAAACGTCTGCCCCCAATGTAAGAAACGCCTGCGGCAGCCCGGACCTTGCCCCGTATGCAGCCGCAAGGCTGATGGGGACGAACCGATCGTTTTCTTATCACCACGTGTTTCACAGAATACAAACCGCGGAACTCGACGTCACGATGATTTCGATCCCATGGACCGGGAAATCGTTGCCCCCGAAAGCCTGGCGACGTTCGTCCTCGAACAATTGGCTGCGGACCTGGAACCTGAAGATCGAAAGTTGGCGCTGTACATCCTGGCCAGCCTCGACGATGACGGTTTTCTACAAGATCCGCCCGTCATCATCGCCCGTATGACGCGTGCGCCGATTTCGCAAGTGAACCGCGTCTTGCAGTTGATTTCGCGCGTAGATCCACCAGGATTGGCGACGAGTGGACCGCAGCAGGCCCTTCAAGTGCAGCTCGATCTGCTGCCAAACGGGGGCCAGAAGCGCGAAATTGCGAAGCAATTGCTGCAAGACCACTTCGCAGAATTGGGGCGCCGGGAATTCGAGAAAATCGCCTCCCATCTGGACATCAGCGCGAATCGTGTACGTCAGGCGGCCGAGTTCATCCACGACAATCTCAGCCCCTATCCCGCAAGATCGTCATGGGGTTCCGGCAGGCAGCCGCAGCCGGAAAACCCCGAGGTGTACCATTCACCTGATATCTCTATCACACATAGTACGTCGGATGACGATGACTCTCTCGTCGTTGAAATCTTTGCGCCTGTCACGGGTTGGCTGCGCGTCAATCCCCTTTTCAAAAAATACCAGGAACGCCAAGACGGCGATCTTTCCGAGGAATGGAAGGAGCATATCGAACGCGCCAGTTTGTTCGTGAAATGCTTGCAGCAACGTAACAACACGGTCTGCCAGGTCATGGAAAATCTCGTTGCGCAGCAACGTGAATACATACTCAAAGGGGATCGTTATCTGCGTCCGATGACGCGTGCGGAGCTGGCCGATAAGATCGGCGTTCACGAATCGACCATATCGCGCGCGGTGGCGCAAAAGGCTGTTGCATTTCCAGACGGACGCATTCTCCCACTCTCCCGATTCTTCGATCGCAGTTTGTCGGTTCGGGATCGCATCAAGGAGATTGTTAAAAACGAGAAACGTCCGCTCACGGATGAACAAATCGCCAAGAAACTACACAAGGAAGGGATCAAAATTGCCCGTCGTACGGTCGCAAAGTACCGTTCGATCGAGGGGATACTGCCGGCTCGTCTGCGGCATCGCGACTCGAAGGGCAATCATCGATAGGGTTATAACTTGCCAACGGATTCGTCGTCTCTAAATCCCATTGCCCGATTCTTCAAACCTGTTCCTTTTCACGAATTCTTTCGAATCCTCGCAGATACACTCGATGCAGCCGTTTTAGTGATATCGGAAGATGGTTCCCGCATCTATGCCTGGAATCATGTATTCATTTTACTCTCGGGCTACGCGAGTACGGACCTGGATACGTTAACACCATCCGAATTGTTCCCAGACGAAGCGGGTGAAAAAGCGCTCGGCAAATTACTCGATAGTTGGGAGCAGCACGATGTTCTACTCGAGGATGTGCCTCTGCACACGCACGAGGGCGCCATCGAACTCGTCGATATCCAGCCTTATCCCGTCAGTCCTTCACGATCTGCGCTGCTTCTGATCCTGACTCGTTCGAGCCATCGAAAGCGAGTCACAGAACACCGACGCGCACAAGCCGGACGGTTGAAGTATTTTACAGAAATCTCCAGTTTACTGCTCGAAGGGGGTCCTTCCGCCTTCCCCGCCGCCTTAGAAATTGGAAAAGAAGCGCTCAACGCATCCTCGATCAACCTCTATCGTGTGTCCGCAACCAGTCCGGGTTATATTTTGAATAACGCGCAAGGACTCGAATTTCCAAAATCACTGGCGGCCACCGATTTGAGTCAGCTACAGGCCAATAACACCTGGACCATCGGCCAGCGTCCCGATCACCTACTCCACAAAGCCGCCCGTGCTGCCGGATTGGTCGCCCTGCACTGCTCGCTTCTCGGTACACCAACGGCGTGGATCGGTTTACTCGTCGCCGGCTGGAAAGAGCAAGAAGCCGTTCCGCCCGATACGAATTCCGTCATGTCTGTGATCGCCAATCTCTGCCATGCCGCGATCCTATCCGGAATACAACGAGGCGCTCTCGCGGAAGCGGAGCAGAACGTCAACCGTCTCGAAGAGGAAATAGCCAATTACTTCGAATCCTTTCAAGATACACTAATCACACTCGACGAAAATCTACACGTGTTGAAAGCCAATTCCGCAATTCATCGCTCACTCGGCTATCAACCCGAAGAAATCGTCGGCCTGCCCATCCAGGATGTCCTCGTGGGACCGGAAGACATCTCTGCGACACTTCTCGACGCCCTCGGCCACCAACGTCTTGCGGAACAATCACGCGTTCAGCTGCACCGCCGTGACGGAACTCGTCTGCCGTTCCATCTGCGCGTCGTACCATCGACGAGCGAACTGTCATCCAGCCTGTTCCTCATTCTCAAAGATCAATCCGAGCAGCAGGCCATCGAGGATCAGACCGAAACGCTTTCGCAACGGGCCTTACTTGGCGAGTTGATGGCCATATTCGCCCATGAAGTACGCAACCCGATCAACAACATCAGCACCGGCGTCCAGCTTGTTGCGTCTCGACTTGGAGAAGACCACCCTT
This genomic interval carries:
- a CDS encoding ATP-binding protein produces the protein MISEDGSRIYAWNHVFILLSGYASTDLDTLTPSELFPDEAGEKALGKLLDSWEQHDVLLEDVPLHTHEGAIELVDIQPYPVSPSRSALLLILTRSSHRKRVTEHRRAQAGRLKYFTEISSLLLEGGPSAFPAALEIGKEALNASSINLYRVSATSPGYILNNAQGLEFPKSLAATDLSQLQANNTWTIGQRPDHLLHKAARAAGLVALHCSLLGTPTAWIGLLVAGWKEQEAVPPDTNSVMSVIANLCHAAILSGIQRGALAEAEQNVNRLEEEIANYFESFQDTLITLDENLHVLKANSAIHRSLGYQPEEIVGLPIQDVLVGPEDISATLLDALGHQRLAEQSRVQLHRRDGTRLPFHLRVVPSTSELSSSLFLILKDQSEQQAIEDQTETLSQRALLGELMAIFAHEVRNPINNISTGVQLVASRLGEDHPSYKSLQRVQKECNRLDQLMSDVLFFSRPLELKIEPIDLSELMNRILARWSPRLSQSDVSHHTTFSKDASKALADVRTLEQVIVNLITNALEAMPEGGTISIAVSMNQSVQGDMVELKIADTGPGIPPDVINRIYDPFFTTKKEGTGLGLAISRRIVTAHKGSLHVESFPDAGTVFTISLPAAKPSAGENA